In Triticum aestivum cultivar Chinese Spring chromosome 5B, IWGSC CS RefSeq v2.1, whole genome shotgun sequence, the following proteins share a genomic window:
- the LOC123113029 gene encoding 11S globulin seed storage protein 2 — MSAKAGKPLVQTDAGAYIAWSGADQPELATEGLGCGLLVLTPLGFALPHYADSNKFGYVLSGSGVAGVLPVEAKERVVRLKAGDVIAVRTGDVSWWYNDNDNEGSADDLSILFIGDTARAVSPGDISYFFLAGGNSVLSGFDAGLLTMAWPGVTEEQAATAFRSQPAVLLTRLSAKLPGVCPREHDRKGLVVNAGHVAAGTLKMLTASDLDALGGFGFSAVLGRLEPGAARAPWVLREGAAQAVYVARGSARVQVSSAVGGDTLLLDEDVAAGSLFVVPRFAVALVAAGADGVEWVSLIKSARPAVEHLIGEGSIFGGLTPQVVQASLKVAPELVKLL, encoded by the exons ATGTCTGCGAAGGCCGGCAAGCCCCTGGTCCAGACCGACGCGGGGGCGTACATAGCTTGGTCTGGTGCTGACCAGCCGGAGCTCGCAACGGAGGGGCTCGGGTGTGGCCTTCTCGTGCTGACGCCCCTCGGCTTCGCGCTGCCGCATTACGCTGACTCCAACAAGTTCGGCTACGTCCTCAGCGGCTCCGGGGTGGCTGGGGTCCTTCCGGTCGAGGCCAAGGAGAGGGTCGTCCGCCTGAAGGCCGGCGACGTCATCGCCGTGCGCACTGGGGACGTATCGTGGTGgtacaacgacaacgacaacgaagGCAGCGCTGATGACTTGTCCATCTTGTTCATAGGCGACACGGCGCGCGCCGTCAGCCCCGGGGACATCTCATACTTCTTCCTCGCCGGCGGCAACAGCGTCCTGAGCGGCTTCGACGCGGGCCTCCTCACCATGGCGTGGCCTGGTGTCACGGAGGAGCAGGCGGCCACCGCGTTCCGGAGCCAGCCGGCCGTCCTCCTCACCAGGCTGAGCGCGAAGCTGCCCGGCGTGTGCCCGCGAGAGCACGACAGGAAAGGGCTCGTCGTGAACGCCGGCCACGTCGCTGCAGGGACCCTGAAGATGCTCACCGCGTCGGATCTGGACGCGCTGGGCGGCTTCGGATTCAGCGCGGTGCTCGGACGGCTCGAGCCCGGCGCCGCGAGGGCGCCGTGGGTGCTCCGCGAGGGCGCGGCGCAGGCGGTGTACGTGGCCCGCGGGAGCGCGCGCGTCCAGGTCTCGTCCGCCGTGGGCGGCGACACGCTGCTGCTGGACGAGGATGTCGCTGCGGGGAGCTTGTTCGTCGTGCCGCGGTTCGCCGTGGCGCTCGTCGCCGCCGGCGCCGATGGAGTGGAGTGGGTCTCGCTGATCAAGAGCGCCAG GCCGGCGGTGGAGCACCTGATCGGGGAGGGCTCGATTTTCGGCGGCCTGACTCCACAGGTGGTGCAGGCATCGCTGAAGGTGGCGCCGGAGCTGGTGAAGCTGCTCTGA